A window of Ignavibacterium sp. contains these coding sequences:
- the trxA gene encoding thioredoxin has translation MKPITITDENFEQEVLQSNIPVLVDFWAVWCGPCKMIAPIVEQLAAEYDGKLKVGKLDVDNNQQSAIKYGVRSIPTLLIFKDGKVVDTIIGAVPKPMIVSKIEPLLKTA, from the coding sequence ATGAAACCAATTACAATTACTGATGAAAATTTTGAGCAGGAAGTTCTTCAATCAAATATTCCCGTATTAGTTGATTTCTGGGCTGTATGGTGTGGTCCTTGTAAAATGATTGCACCCATAGTTGAGCAGCTTGCAGCGGAATATGATGGCAAATTAAAAGTCGGTAAACTTGATGTTGATAACAATCAGCAATCAGCTATCAAATACGGAGTTAGAAGTATTCCTACATTACTAATCTTTAAAGATGGAAAAGTTGTTGATACAATTATTGGTGCTGTACCTAAACCGATGATTGTAAGTAAAATTGAACCTCTTCTTAAAACTGCTTAA
- the dnaE gene encoding DNA polymerase III subunit alpha has translation MSDFIHLHNHTHFSLQDGACTVDDLVLAAKKHNMKSVALTDHGVLYGVTQFYKKAVKEGIKPIIGMEAYIVREGSRFDRGKVDETNGKKKSKHYNHLILLAKNETGYKNLVKLSTIGHTEGFYYKPRIDLEVLRQHSEGLICTSACAGGVVSTHLVNGEYEKAREVAKTYKEIFGDDFYLEIQDHNMEIDKPILENMPKLSKELGIKLVATNDCHYIEKDHAIPHNILLLLSDKNGNDYTQLRYGTDQVYFKSAEEMKKLFRKHKDAIENTLEIDEKIDLKLDFSKHYFPNFPIPENSPAKTLDEYFELLAKEGLHKKVKKITKEIEDRFNYEVETIKQMGFSGYFLVVQDFINAAKQNNIPVGPGRGSAAGSLVAYALGITNINPLDYNLLFERFLNPSRKSMPDIDVDFADDKRGEVIEYVKKKYGSNCVSQIVTFNTLSSKAVIRDVARVLKIPIPTVNKITKYIPSKFGKVYSIDQALAEVPELKWVKDSDDEQIQNLIKYAKVLEGMNRNASKHAAGVVITPDDVSNYVPLATATSQDEIVTQFNMKDIETVGLLKMDFLGLRTLTIIRDALEMIKRNHNVEIDIDNIPLDDEKTYQLFWKGQTTGVFQFESAPMREYLKRLKPTTLNDLAAMNALYRPGPMEFIDDFIDRKFGRKEVKYDHPVLEPILKETYGVIVYQEQVIQIANKVAGMSLAEADILRRAMGKKDLHAMEEQKVKFIDGAVKNKIDKKIAEQIFDNIFKFANYGFNKSHAVAYSLVAYQTAYLKAHYPAEFLAANLRNEYGDTDKVTKFLEDCRKLKIPVLPPDVNRPSVYFDVVDEKIIFGMAAIKNVGVPAVREIINAKENLGRDFKSIFDFCINVDTRIVNKRALEGLILAGAFDSLHKNRAQLFNNVETILDFAHKYQNSKLLTTESLFGGLEEIQISEPKLPEVKPWTDKEQLSLERKVVGFYITDHPLRKYETEYSSFATIHLGETENIESMDSVRACGVITELKTKIDKSGNNMAFFKLDDFTGSCECIMFSKTFDEYGKYVREDEPVLAIGNLESSGDAVKIHINKIIPMEKVSDELTESVRIIIDKEKVQPEKVSLLKNVFQKNEGSVPVFISFAENGTKGKLFALDNFRVKVNESFVKEVTKLLGEDSITLKSK, from the coding sequence ATGTCAGATTTTATTCATTTACATAATCACACACATTTTAGTTTGCAGGATGGTGCTTGCACCGTTGATGATCTTGTACTCGCAGCAAAAAAACACAATATGAAATCAGTTGCACTTACTGATCACGGTGTCCTTTACGGTGTTACTCAGTTTTATAAGAAAGCAGTGAAAGAAGGCATTAAACCGATTATCGGAATGGAAGCATATATTGTTCGTGAAGGCAGCCGGTTTGACAGAGGAAAAGTTGATGAAACAAATGGAAAGAAAAAATCCAAACATTATAATCATCTTATTCTTCTTGCTAAGAATGAAACTGGTTACAAAAATTTAGTTAAACTTTCTACAATCGGACATACCGAAGGATTTTATTACAAACCAAGAATTGATCTTGAAGTATTAAGACAGCACAGCGAAGGATTAATTTGTACTTCTGCCTGTGCAGGCGGAGTTGTTTCAACTCATCTTGTTAACGGCGAATATGAAAAGGCGAGAGAAGTTGCAAAAACTTACAAAGAAATTTTTGGTGACGATTTTTATCTCGAGATTCAGGATCATAATATGGAAATTGATAAACCCATTCTCGAGAATATGCCAAAACTTTCTAAAGAGCTGGGAATAAAACTCGTTGCCACAAATGATTGTCATTACATCGAAAAAGATCATGCGATTCCGCACAACATTCTTCTTTTACTTTCTGATAAGAATGGAAATGATTATACTCAACTGAGATATGGAACTGATCAGGTTTATTTCAAATCTGCCGAAGAGATGAAAAAACTTTTCCGCAAACACAAAGATGCAATTGAAAACACACTTGAGATTGATGAAAAGATAGATCTGAAACTTGATTTCAGTAAGCATTATTTCCCAAACTTTCCAATACCTGAAAATTCTCCTGCAAAAACTCTTGATGAATATTTTGAACTGCTGGCTAAGGAAGGTCTTCACAAAAAAGTAAAGAAGATAACAAAGGAAATTGAAGACCGCTTTAACTATGAAGTTGAAACAATAAAACAAATGGGATTTTCCGGATACTTTCTTGTTGTTCAGGATTTTATTAATGCTGCAAAACAAAATAATATTCCTGTTGGTCCAGGAAGAGGAAGTGCTGCCGGAAGTCTTGTTGCTTATGCACTTGGTATAACGAACATAAATCCACTTGATTACAATCTTCTGTTCGAAAGATTTCTTAATCCATCCAGAAAATCAATGCCCGATATTGATGTTGATTTTGCTGATGACAAACGTGGAGAAGTAATTGAGTATGTTAAGAAAAAGTATGGAAGCAATTGTGTTAGTCAGATTGTAACTTTTAATACGCTTTCCTCAAAAGCTGTTATCCGTGATGTAGCACGAGTACTTAAAATTCCAATTCCAACAGTAAACAAAATAACAAAGTATATTCCTTCAAAATTTGGTAAAGTTTATTCAATTGATCAGGCACTTGCTGAAGTACCGGAATTGAAATGGGTTAAAGATTCTGATGACGAACAAATTCAGAATCTGATAAAGTATGCTAAAGTTCTTGAAGGAATGAATCGAAACGCATCAAAGCATGCTGCAGGAGTAGTGATTACACCGGATGATGTTAGTAATTATGTTCCGCTTGCAACTGCAACATCGCAGGATGAAATTGTAACGCAATTTAATATGAAAGACATTGAAACAGTTGGATTGCTTAAGATGGATTTTCTTGGATTGCGTACACTTACAATTATTCGTGATGCACTTGAAATGATAAAACGCAATCATAATGTTGAAATAGATATTGACAATATTCCGCTCGATGATGAAAAAACTTATCAGCTATTCTGGAAAGGACAAACAACCGGAGTATTTCAGTTTGAATCTGCTCCGATGCGTGAGTATCTGAAGCGTTTGAAGCCAACAACACTTAATGATCTTGCTGCGATGAATGCTCTTTATCGTCCAGGACCAATGGAGTTTATTGATGATTTTATTGACAGAAAATTTGGCAGGAAAGAAGTTAAATACGATCATCCGGTGCTTGAGCCAATTCTGAAAGAAACTTATGGCGTTATAGTTTATCAGGAACAGGTAATTCAAATAGCGAACAAAGTTGCGGGAATGTCGCTGGCAGAAGCGGATATTCTTCGTCGTGCAATGGGTAAAAAAGATTTGCACGCAATGGAAGAACAGAAAGTGAAATTCATTGACGGTGCAGTTAAAAATAAAATTGATAAAAAGATTGCTGAACAGATTTTTGATAACATATTCAAATTCGCAAATTATGGTTTTAATAAAAGTCACGCAGTTGCATATAGTTTAGTTGCATATCAGACAGCATATTTGAAAGCACATTATCCTGCAGAATTTCTTGCGGCAAACCTCAGAAACGAATATGGAGATACAGATAAAGTAACAAAGTTTCTCGAAGATTGTCGAAAACTTAAAATCCCTGTTTTACCACCTGATGTAAACCGTCCTTCAGTTTATTTTGATGTCGTTGATGAGAAAATAATTTTCGGTATGGCTGCGATAAAAAATGTTGGCGTTCCGGCTGTTAGAGAAATAATAAATGCAAAAGAAAATCTCGGCAGAGATTTCAAAAGTATTTTTGATTTCTGCATCAATGTTGATACAAGGATTGTGAACAAAAGAGCCTTGGAAGGACTTATTCTTGCAGGTGCATTTGATTCGCTTCATAAAAATCGGGCACAATTATTCAACAATGTTGAAACCATTCTTGACTTTGCACACAAATATCAGAATTCCAAATTGCTTACTACTGAAAGTCTTTTTGGTGGACTTGAAGAGATTCAAATATCAGAACCAAAACTTCCTGAGGTAAAACCGTGGACAGATAAAGAACAGCTTTCACTCGAAAGAAAGGTTGTGGGATTTTATATCACAGATCATCCTTTAAGAAAATATGAAACTGAGTATAGTTCATTCGCTACTATTCATCTTGGTGAAACTGAAAATATTGAGTCGATGGATTCTGTTCGTGCGTGCGGAGTCATAACTGAACTTAAAACAAAGATTGATAAATCCGGAAATAATATGGCTTTCTTTAAGCTGGATGACTTCACCGGATCGTGTGAATGTATTATGTTTTCAAAGACATTTGATGAATATGGAAAATATGTTCGTGAGGATGAACCGGTTTTGGCAATCGGAAATCTGGAAAGTAGCGGCGATGCAGTTAAAATTCATATCAATAAAATTATTCCGATGGAAAAAGTTAGTGATGAACTTACTGAAAGTGTCAGAATAATAATTGATAAAGAAAAAGTCCAACCCGAAAAAGTTTCTCTTCTTAAAAATGTCTTTCAGAAAAATGAAGGAAGTGTTCCTGTTTTCATTTCTTTCGCAGAAAACGGAACTAAAGGAAAGTTATTTGCACTTGATAATTTTAGAGTAAAGGTCAATGAATCTTTTGTCAAAGAAGTTACTAAGCTTTTAGGTGAAGATTCGATAACACTAAAATCAAAATAA
- the serA gene encoding phosphoglycerate dehydrogenase — protein MKKILISDSVNSKSIEIFKSAGYSVTYKTDYSRDELLNIISDYNVLVVRSATKVDAELISRMKSMEVIGRAGAGVDNIDINAATQKGILVMNTPGGNTISTAEHTMAMILALCRNIPQANKSIFDGKWDRKKYSGTELKGKTLAILGLGKIGKEVAKRAKAFGMNLIGYDPLLADDVASELGVKLFKLEEIWKLADIITVHVPLNSETKNLINKEVLNKCKDGVKIVNCARGGIVNESDLLEAINQTKVSGAALDVFETEPPDFSNPLLKNPKVICTPHLGASTEEAQELVAIQIAEQIVDYFSAGKISGAVNLLAFSEELPEEIKMFFNLSEKLGIFSAQLLNERLKKITIELSGDNLHKYSKELSLAFAKGFLSRKMTEGVNFVNTPVILKELKISIDEKLSSEDSTFRNLINVEMSTEESTKTISGTVFGKSELRIVKIDDYLVEVKPEGNLLIYKNIDKPGMLASVGKILAEKNINIAGLSLGRITQGKDALTLISTDDLITESELNKIKTLGGINEISFVQV, from the coding sequence ATGAAAAAAATTCTCATCTCAGATTCTGTCAATTCAAAGAGTATAGAAATTTTTAAGTCAGCGGGATATTCTGTTACATATAAAACAGATTATTCCCGCGATGAGCTCTTAAATATTATTTCTGATTATAATGTATTAGTTGTTCGCAGTGCTACAAAAGTAGATGCTGAATTAATTTCCCGAATGAAATCAATGGAGGTGATTGGCAGAGCCGGCGCTGGAGTAGACAATATTGATATTAATGCCGCAACGCAAAAAGGCATCCTTGTTATGAATACTCCTGGTGGGAATACAATTTCCACTGCAGAACACACGATGGCAATGATTCTTGCTTTGTGCAGAAATATTCCTCAGGCAAACAAATCAATCTTTGATGGTAAATGGGACAGAAAAAAATATAGCGGAACCGAACTCAAGGGCAAAACTTTAGCAATTTTAGGGCTTGGAAAAATCGGGAAGGAAGTTGCCAAGCGAGCCAAAGCATTTGGAATGAACTTAATTGGATATGATCCTTTGCTTGCTGATGATGTTGCTTCTGAATTAGGTGTAAAGCTGTTCAAGCTTGAAGAAATTTGGAAACTTGCTGATATAATCACTGTCCATGTGCCTTTAAATTCTGAAACAAAAAATCTGATTAACAAAGAAGTATTAAATAAATGCAAAGATGGAGTTAAGATTGTCAATTGCGCCCGGGGTGGAATAGTGAATGAATCTGATTTGTTGGAAGCGATTAATCAAACTAAAGTATCCGGTGCTGCATTGGATGTTTTTGAAACAGAACCACCGGATTTTTCAAATCCATTGTTGAAAAATCCAAAAGTAATTTGCACTCCGCATTTGGGTGCATCAACAGAAGAAGCTCAGGAATTAGTTGCAATTCAAATTGCTGAGCAGATAGTAGATTATTTCTCTGCAGGAAAAATTTCCGGAGCTGTGAATCTTTTAGCATTTAGTGAAGAACTTCCTGAAGAAATAAAAATGTTTTTTAATCTGAGTGAAAAGCTCGGAATATTTTCAGCTCAATTACTTAATGAAAGATTAAAGAAAATCACAATCGAACTAAGTGGAGATAATCTTCACAAATATTCTAAAGAATTATCTCTGGCTTTTGCAAAAGGATTTCTTTCACGGAAAATGACTGAAGGTGTCAATTTTGTAAACACACCTGTAATTCTTAAAGAGTTAAAAATTTCCATTGATGAAAAATTATCTTCGGAGGATTCTACATTCAGAAATCTGATAAATGTTGAAATGAGCACTGAAGAAAGCACAAAAACAATTTCAGGAACTGTATTTGGCAAAAGCGAATTGCGAATCGTTAAAATTGATGATTATCTTGTAGAAGTAAAACCTGAGGGTAATTTACTCATATATAAAAATATTGATAAACCCGGAATGCTTGCATCAGTGGGAAAAATTTTAGCCGAGAAAAATATTAATATTGCTGGATTATCTTTGGGTAGAATTACTCAAGGTAAAGATGCACTTACACTAATCAGCACGGATGATTTGATTACAGAAAGTGAATTGAATAAAATAAAAACTTTAGGTGGAATTAATGAAATTTCTTTTGTCCAGGTTTGA
- a CDS encoding SDR family oxidoreductase produces MKSGDHQKFWALILGASSGFGEATAIKLAKDGYNIFGVHLDRQATMPNVERIIKEIKSSGVEVEFFNANAADEVKRKEIVSTIKSKLNGKPLIKVILHSLAFGTLKPFIPSGEEQAITKAQMEMTLDVMAHSLVYWTQDIFINGLLAPSSRIFAMTSSGSHTSIPYYGAVSAAKAALESHCRQLAVELGSTGAAVNAIMAGVTDTPALRKIPGNREMIEIAYRKNPHGRLTQPEDIAKVISLLCKDGGEWISGSVIHADGGEDIVNFVGQGKPIDF; encoded by the coding sequence ATGAAAAGCGGAGATCATCAAAAATTTTGGGCTTTGATTCTTGGTGCATCATCAGGATTTGGAGAAGCCACTGCAATTAAATTAGCCAAAGACGGTTACAATATTTTCGGCGTACATCTTGACCGTCAGGCAACAATGCCCAATGTTGAAAGAATTATCAAAGAAATCAAAAGCTCTGGTGTTGAAGTTGAATTCTTTAATGCCAATGCTGCTGACGAAGTAAAAAGAAAAGAAATTGTTTCTACAATTAAATCCAAATTAAACGGTAAACCTCTGATTAAAGTTATACTTCACTCATTAGCTTTCGGAACACTGAAACCATTCATTCCGTCAGGTGAAGAGCAGGCAATTACTAAAGCCCAGATGGAAATGACGCTTGATGTAATGGCTCACTCATTAGTTTACTGGACACAGGATATTTTTATTAATGGTTTGCTTGCACCATCTTCAAGAATATTTGCAATGACAAGCTCTGGCAGCCACACTTCTATTCCATATTATGGAGCAGTTTCTGCAGCTAAAGCAGCACTCGAATCTCACTGCAGACAGTTGGCGGTTGAGCTTGGTTCAACAGGTGCAGCTGTTAATGCAATCATGGCCGGAGTAACTGATACTCCTGCTTTAAGAAAAATTCCTGGCAACAGAGAAATGATTGAAATTGCATATCGAAAAAATCCTCACGGCAGATTAACTCAACCTGAAGATATTGCCAAAGTAATTTCTTTGCTTTGCAAGGATGGTGGTGAATGGATTTCGGGCAGTGTTATTCACGCTGATGGTGGTGAAGATATTGTTAATTTTGTCGGACAAGGAAAACCAATCGACTTTTAA